Within Helicobacter pylori NQ4053, the genomic segment AGATTCACACCCACTCTATCGCGCAAGCGTTAAAGCAAATTGAATTGTTGGATTTAAAAAATCTGCACATCTTGCAAGGCGATGGCCGTTTGATTTTAGAGAGCATGCCAAATCACAGGTGCGAGAAAATTTTTGTGCATTTCCCTGTGCCATGGAATGAGAAAAAACACCGCCGGGTGTTAAGCGAAAAATTTTTAAATGAAGCTTTAAGGGTTTTAAAACCTAGAGGGTTTTTGGAATTACGAACCGATGATAGTCTTTATTTTGAAGACAGCTTAAAATTAGCCCTAAAAAACCTTAAATGCGAGATAGAAATCAAAAAAAACGCTCAAATCCCGGTGGTCAGCAAGTATGAAGCGCGTTGGAATAAACTCAAAAAAGATATTTATGATTTAAGAATTTATTCTTTAGAATCGAATGAAACCCCTTTTGATAACCATGCATTTGATTTTTCTTTTGATACAATAACAATGAGTAAAAAGAGCGTTGGAGCGATTTTAAAAACCCCAAAAATCATCCAAGAGGGGTATTTTGTGCATGTTTGTAATATTTATGAGAATAAGGGGGATTTTTTAGTGGAATTGAGTATGGGGGATTTTGATTGGCCTGTGCGTTTGTTTGTTTTATTGACAGAAAATCAGATTTTTTATCTCAATAAAAGCCCCTTAAAAACCTTAAACAACCACAAAGCGCATCTTTTGCTTCAAAATATCCTAAGCCAAAAGGGAATTGGATGAGTGTGATCATCGCAGCGAACAATCTATGCTTACAATACCAGCAAAACGAACCGGTCATTAAGCATGCTAATTTGCGCATCAAACGCAAGGATTTTGTGTTCATTTCAGGGCCTAGCGGGAGCGGTAAAAGCACGCTTTTGCGATCGTTTTATGGGGATTTAAAACTTTTTAGCGGTAAATTAGAAGTTTGCAATATCAACATGAGTAACGCTTCAAAATCAACGATTTTAGATTTGCGTAAAAATATTGGCGTGGTTTTCCAAGATTATAAATTGATCCAAGATTATACGATTGAGCAAAACATCAAACTACCTATGGTGATTTGCGGCGTTAAAAAAGAAGAATGCCACTTGCAGCTAGAAAAACTTTTAGGGCATATTGATTTACGCCATAAGGCTAACCGCTACCCCAAAGAACTCAGTGGGGGCGAACAACAGCGAGTGGCTATGGCTAGGGCTATGGCGAACTGCCCTGAACTCATTTTAGCCGATGAGCCTACCGGGAATTTAGACGATTATTCTAGCGATAAAATCTGGAGCCTATTAAGGGGCATGAACACGCAATTAAACGCTACGATCGTGGTGGTTACGCACAAATTCCCTAAAAATTTTAGCGCTTATCACCGAAAATTTTACATAGAAGAGGGGGAAGTTTATGAATACTCTTAAAAAGCATTTAGCCTTTATCATTCCCCTAGTAGCGTTATTGTTTAGCTTGGAGTGTGTGTTGTTTATCAATCAAGCAATAGAACAAAAAGAAAAAAAATTGATTGAAGATTATTCAGTCGTGTTAGCCAGCACGCAAAAATTAGGCTTGGAATTGTTGCGTCAAAATTTTAGCGAAATCATAGCGTTAAAAGAAATTGATCCTAATTACTCTTTAGAACCTCTTCAAAAAATTTTAGGCACAGACGGGCTTAAGGAATTAAAAAAAATTTACCCTTTTTTTATTCTTTACAACTTTCCACATTCCCAACTCAAGAGCGTTTAGAAAACATTAAAGAAAAATTGCTCAAAATCCCTGGCGTTCAAAAAGTTGAAGTCTTTGCCAAAACTTACATGCAAGTGTATGATCTCTTGAGTTTTATTAAAGCAGCGGTCTATATCTTTGCGTTAGTGGTTTTTGTTTTATCGGTTTTATTGATGTTTAAGCAAGTCCGCATCTGGATCTATCAATACCATGAGAGGTTAGAGATCATGGATTTATTAGGGGCTTCAGTGTCTTTTAAAAACGGGTTTTTGTATAAAATAGCTTTAATGGATTCTGTAATCGCTAGTTTTTTAGCCCCCATGCTCATGCTTTATATCACTTCGCAAAAAGGTTTTGAAAAAACGATGGATACTTTGGGTATTATAGGAGGCGCGTTTGTTTTAAACCATTTTTTATGGGGACTGCTTTTTAGCCTTGTGGTCTCATTTGTTTCTGTTTTACTTGTAGCTTGGAGGACTAGACATGTATAAATTAGGGGTGTTTTTATTAGCCACCTTACTATCAGCTAACACGCAAAAAGTGAGCGATATTGCTAAAGATATCCAGCATAAAGAAACCCTTTTGAAAAAAACCCATGAAGAAAAAAACCAACTAAACAGTCGTTTGAGTTCTTTAGGCGAAGCGATCCGCTCTAAAGAGCTTCAAAAAGCTGAGATGGAGCGCCAAATGGTCGCTTTAAAAAAGAGTCTTGAAAAAAATCGTAACGAAAGTTTGGCGCAAGAAAAAGTCCTAACCAACTACCGCAAGTCTTTAGATCATTTGCAAAAACAACGATCATTTTTACAAAAGAGAGTGTTTGATACGCTTTTAGAGGATTTTCTTTTTTCACAAGCCCTAAAGGGGCAGAATTTAGCCTCTTCTAATGATGTGATTTTACAAGTAGCGTTTGAAAACTTGCACCAAAGCACTCTGTCTAAAATGTCGCAACTGAGCCAAGAAGAAAAAGAACTCAATGTGCAAGCTTTAAAAGTCAAAAGCAGCATTCAAAAAATCTCCTCTGTCATAGATGAGCAAAAAACTCGTGAAGTAACCTTAAAATCCTTGCAAACCGAACAAAATAAACTCATTTTGAGCATGCAAAAAGATTATGCGATCTATAACCAACGGCTAACCCTTTTAGAAAAAGAGCGCCAGAACTTGAACGCTCTTTTAAAACGCTTGAATATCATCAAACAAAATAGAGAAAATGAAGAGAGGGTCAGTTTGAAAAAATCTTCTCAAGCCTTAGAAGTCAAACAAGTGGCGAGCTCTTATCAAAATATCAACACCACGAGCTATAACGGGCCAAAAACGATCGCTCCTTTGAACGATTATGAAGTGGTGCAAAAATTTGGCCCCTATATTGACCCGGTTTATAATTTAAAAATTTTTAGCGAGTCTATCACGCTGGTATCAAAAACCCCAAACGCTTTGGTGCGTAATGTTTTAGATGGGAAAATCGTGTTCGCTAAAGAAATCAACATGCTTAAAAAAGTCGTTATCATTGAGCATAAAAACGGCATCCGCACGATTTATTCTCAACTAGATAAAATCGCCCCCACCATTAAAAGCGGCATGCGCATCCAAAAAGGCTATGTTTTAGGGCGCATTGATCAACGCTTGGGCTTTGAAGTTACCATGAGAGAAAAGCACATTAACCCCTTAGAACTCATCGCACGCAATTAAACAAATCATTTTTATTGCCGATATTGGCTAAAGAGTTTATGCAAACAAAAAAATCATTATACTTGTAGGCATGGAAAAATTTGGAGGTTTTTATGGTCAATGAAGTTCAAGGGATTGGGATTCCCACATCTCACACAAGCGTTCAAACAACCCCTATAAAAGAGATCAGTCGTGCAAATACTATAAACACTATTGATGAATCTAAGACAACAATAGACCATGATCAATACAAACCCAAACTAGAATTATTGAGCGAGCGTCTGAATGAAGAAATGAAACGCATTGGCACGGATATTAATTTTAGTTATAACGATACGATCAAGGGGTTAGTGGTTTCAGTCAAAGACGCTAATGGGGATAAGGTGATAAGAGAGATACCCTCTAAAGAAGCCGTGGAGCTTATGCAAAGAATGCGCGATGTGATAGGCATTATCTTTGATAAGAGAGGCTAAAAAGGCTAATCAAAAGTTTTGAAAGTTTAGAGGTTAGACATGGCAATAGGTTCATTAAGCTCATTAGGGCTTGGCAGTAAGGTTTTGAATTACGATGTGATTGACAAGCTTAAGGATGCTGATGAAAAAGCTTTAATCGCCCCACTAGACAAGAAAATGGAGCAAAATGTTGAAAAACAAAAAGCCCTTGTAGAAATTAAAACGCTCCTTTCATCTCTAAAAGGCCCGGTTAAAACGCTTTCAGATTATTCCACTTATATCAGCCGAAAAAGCAATGTTACAGGCGATGCGTTGAGCGCGAGCGTGGGGGCTGGCGTGCCTATTCAAGACATTAAAGTGGATGTGCAAAATTTAGCGCAAGGCGATATTAACGAATTAGGGGCGAAATTTTCTTCAAGAGATGATATTTTTAGCCAAGTGGATACCACGCTCAAGTTTTACACGCAAAACAAGGACTACGCCGTTGATATTAAAGCAGGAATGACTTTAGGCGATGTGGCTCAAAGCATCACGGACGCTACCAATGGCGAAGTGATGGGCATTGTGATGAAAACAGGAGGGAATGACCCCTACCAATTAATGGTGAATACCAAAAACACCGGCGAAGACAATCGAGTCTATTTTGGCTCACACCTCCAATCCACGCTCACTAATAAAAACGCCCTTTCTTTAGGGGTTGATGGAAGCGGAAAGAGTGAAGTGAGTTTGAATTTAAAGGGGGCTGATGGGAACATGCATGAAGTCCCTATCATGCTAGAACTCCCTGAAAGTGCTTCTATCAAACAAAAAAACACAGCGATCCAAAAAGCGATGGAGCAGGCTTTAGAAAATGACCCTAATTTTAAAGATTTGATCGCTAATGGGGATATTTCCATAGACACTCTTCATGGGGGGGAATCTTTAATCATTAATGACAGGCGTGGGGGAAACATTGAAGTTAAAGGGAGCAAGGCTAAAGAGCTTGGGTTTTTGCAAACCGCCACCCAAGAAAGCGATTTATTAAAAAGCTCTCGCACGATAAAAGAGGGTAAATTAGAAGGGGTAATTAGCTTGAATGGTCAAAAACTAGATTTAAAAGCCTTAACCAAAGAGGGCAACACCAGCGAAGAAAACACAGACGCTATCGTTCAAGCGATCAATTCCAAAGAAGGCTTGAGTGCATTTAAGAACGCCGAAGACAAGCTTGTGATCAATTCTAAAACCGGAATGCTAACGATTAAGGGCGAGGACGCTTTAGGCAAGAATAGTTTGAAAGATTTGGGTTTGAGTGCTGGCATGGTGCAATCCTATGAAGCTTCACAAAACACGCTTTTTATGTCTAAAAATTTACAAAAAGCGAGCGATTCAGAATTCACTTATAATGGGGTGAGCATCACACGCCCCACTAATGAGGTCAATGATGTGATTAGCGGGGTTAATATCACTTTAGAGCAAACCACAGAGCCTAATAAACCTGCCATTATCAGCGTGAGCAGGGACAATCAAGCCATTATAGACAGCCTTACTGAATTTGTCAAAGCCTATAACGAGCTTATCCCTAAACTAGACGAAGACACTCGTTATGACGCTGACACTAAAATCGCCGGGATTTTTAACGGCGTGGGCGATATTCGCGCGATTCGATCTTCTCTTAATAATGTGTTTTCTTATAGCGTACATACGGATAATGGGGTAGAAAGCTTGATGAAATACGGGCTTAGTTTAGACGATAAGGGCGTGATGAGTTTGGATGAGGCTAAATTGAGTAGTGCCTTAAATTCTAACCCTAAAGCGACTCAAGATTTTTTCTATGGGAGCGATAGCAAGGATATGGGAGGCAGAGAAATCCACCAAGAGGGCATTTTTTCTAAATTCAATCAAGTCATCGCCAATCTCATAGATGGAGGGAACGCTAAATTAAAAATTTATGAAGATTCCCTAGACAGAGACGCTAAAAGCTTGACCAAAGACAAAGAAAACGCTCAAGAGCTTTTAAAAACCCGCTACAACATCATGGCGGAGCGCTTTGCCGCTTATGATAGCCAAATCTCTAAAGCGAATCAAAAATTCAATTCCGTGCAAATGATGATCGATCAAGCGGCGGCTAAAAAGAATTAAAAAAACAGAGAATTATCAATTTTAAAGGATAAAGGAACATTATGCAATACGCTAACGCTTATCAAGCCTACCAGCATAACCGAGTGAGTGTGGAATCCCCGGCAAAACTCATTGAAATGCTTTATGAAGGGATTTTGAGATTTTCCTCGCAAGCCAAACGCTGTATTGAAAATGAAGACATTGAAAAAAAGATTTATTATATTAACAGGGTTACGGATATTTTCACGGAATTGTTGAATATTTTGGACTATGAAAAAGGGGGGGAAGTGGCGGTGTATCTTACAGGCTTATACACCCATCAAATCAAAGTTTTAACGCAAGCCAATGTGGAAAATGATGCGAGTAAGATTGATTTGGTGTTGAATGTGGCTAGGGGGTTGTTAGAAGCTTGGAGGGAAATCCATTCAGATGAACTCGCCTAATGCGTTATTAGATTCCTTTAAAATCGCTCTTGTTAAAAAAGATTCTAAGCAAGCCTTTTCATTGATAGAGCGCCTTTCTTTAGAGCAAATAAAAAGATTAGATTTAGACACGCTTTTAAGCCTTAGGGAAATGATAGCCCAAAGCATTGAACTATTAAAAAAAGAAAAAGAAGAACTGCAATTACAAATGCATAAGGCTAAGAAGATTCAAAAATTTTTGTCTTAAGATTTTTTAAACTACGATACAATAAAAGCACTATTTTTATTGAAGGCTAAAGGTTGTCTGAACCCATAGATAGATTCACGCGCATAAGGTGGTTGTTTAAAAACGATTTTGAAAAAATCCGCCAACAAAGGGTTTTAATCTGTGGCGTGGGGGGCGTGGGAGGCTTTGCGCTAGATGCTTTGTATCGTGTGGGGATAGGGCAAATCACTATCATTGATAAAGACGTGTTTGATGTTACCAATCAAAACCGCCAGATTGGCTCAGAAAGGATAGGAGAATCTAAAGTGTTGGTGTTGCAAGATCTCTATAAGGGCGTTCAAGCTTTGAAT encodes:
- the fliS gene encoding flagellar export chaperone FliS, with the protein product MQYANAYQAYQHNRVSVESPAKLIEMLYEGILRFSSQAKRCIENEDIEKKIYYINRVTDIFTELLNILDYEKGGEVAVYLTGLYTHQIKVLTQANVENDASKIDLVLNVARGLLEAWREIHSDELA
- a CDS encoding FlaG family protein; amino-acid sequence: MVNEVQGIGIPTSHTSVQTTPIKEISRANTINTIDESKTTIDHDQYKPKLELLSERLNEEMKRIGTDINFSYNDTIKGLVVSVKDANGDKVIREIPSKEAVELMQRMRDVIGIIFDKRG
- the trmB gene encoding tRNA (guanosine(46)-N7)-methyltransferase TrmB; translated protein: MPHFLAKLDFKPLEYPLIEGDFCFHKEFLSLKNPTKSCVHASFKDRIFLLQKIRRANDFLIKSEKATPLKREVLKQALRIYSQSFEVISHNLQENSKHASGKKALDLGTFEDFIQKNQAPILAEIGFGSGRHLIELAKNNPTKTCLGIEIHTHSIAQALKQIELLDLKNLHILQGDGRLILESMPNHRCEKIFVHFPVPWNEKKHRRVLSEKFLNEALRVLKPRGFLELRTDDSLYFEDSLKLALKNLKCEIEIKKNAQIPVVSKYEARWNKLKKDIYDLRIYSLESNETPFDNHAFDFSFDTITMSKKSVGAILKTPKIIQEGYFVHVCNIYENKGDFLVELSMGDFDWPVRLFVLLTENQIFYLNKSPLKTLNNHKAHLLLQNILSQKGIG
- a CDS encoding ABC transporter ATP-binding protein, producing MSVIIAANNLCLQYQQNEPVIKHANLRIKRKDFVFISGPSGSGKSTLLRSFYGDLKLFSGKLEVCNINMSNASKSTILDLRKNIGVVFQDYKLIQDYTIEQNIKLPMVICGVKKEECHLQLEKLLGHIDLRHKANRYPKELSGGEQQRVAMARAMANCPELILADEPTGNLDDYSSDKIWSLLRGMNTQLNATIVVVTHKFPKNFSAYHRKFYIEEGEVYEYS
- a CDS encoding murein hydrolase activator EnvC family protein; the protein is MYKLGVFLLATLLSANTQKVSDIAKDIQHKETLLKKTHEEKNQLNSRLSSLGEAIRSKELQKAEMERQMVALKKSLEKNRNESLAQEKVLTNYRKSLDHLQKQRSFLQKRVFDTLLEDFLFSQALKGQNLASSNDVILQVAFENLHQSTLSKMSQLSQEEKELNVQALKVKSSIQKISSVIDEQKTREVTLKSLQTEQNKLILSMQKDYAIYNQRLTLLEKERQNLNALLKRLNIIKQNRENEERVSLKKSSQALEVKQVASSYQNINTTSYNGPKTIAPLNDYEVVQKFGPYIDPVYNLKIFSESITLVSKTPNALVRNVLDGKIVFAKEINMLKKVVIIEHKNGIRTIYSQLDKIAPTIKSGMRIQKGYVLGRIDQRLGFEVTMREKHINPLELIARN
- the fliD gene encoding flagellar filament capping protein FliD, which produces MAIGSLSSLGLGSKVLNYDVIDKLKDADEKALIAPLDKKMEQNVEKQKALVEIKTLLSSLKGPVKTLSDYSTYISRKSNVTGDALSASVGAGVPIQDIKVDVQNLAQGDINELGAKFSSRDDIFSQVDTTLKFYTQNKDYAVDIKAGMTLGDVAQSITDATNGEVMGIVMKTGGNDPYQLMVNTKNTGEDNRVYFGSHLQSTLTNKNALSLGVDGSGKSEVSLNLKGADGNMHEVPIMLELPESASIKQKNTAIQKAMEQALENDPNFKDLIANGDISIDTLHGGESLIINDRRGGNIEVKGSKAKELGFLQTATQESDLLKSSRTIKEGKLEGVISLNGQKLDLKALTKEGNTSEENTDAIVQAINSKEGLSAFKNAEDKLVINSKTGMLTIKGEDALGKNSLKDLGLSAGMVQSYEASQNTLFMSKNLQKASDSEFTYNGVSITRPTNEVNDVISGVNITLEQTTEPNKPAIISVSRDNQAIIDSLTEFVKAYNELIPKLDEDTRYDADTKIAGIFNGVGDIRAIRSSLNNVFSYSVHTDNGVESLMKYGLSLDDKGVMSLDEAKLSSALNSNPKATQDFFYGSDSKDMGGREIHQEGIFSKFNQVIANLIDGGNAKLKIYEDSLDRDAKSLTKDKENAQELLKTRYNIMAERFAAYDSQISKANQKFNSVQMMIDQAAAKKN